In a single window of the Penaeus monodon isolate SGIC_2016 chromosome 3, NSTDA_Pmon_1, whole genome shotgun sequence genome:
- the LOC119586022 gene encoding uncharacterized protein LOC119586022 — translation MVPGVKASSVNIPNTKAAETPQRSEINAVATRVAKAKENVGPDKLIVPSFNFENVSKQDFMDAQSSCPSLEHIRSKERIKAIVTVKSRSVKFERVNGLIYRICVKSKHEHEIGEKQLVVPRKFIPIILFIAHDFPLAGHFSRRKTAEKVFHKFFWPGAGAEIKRYCRSCHACQKTVPKGKIRKAPMVQMPVISEPFSRVAIDIVGPISPPSSRGHKYMLTLIEMATRFPEAVPLRNIDSVTVAEALLTIFTRVGIPKEILSDRGTQFKCDLMAEITRLLSIKALYTNPYYACCNGTVEQFHSVLKAMLKKLFSERPHDWDCSESRPIRRKNRMEELPLPLANVWPSMTDRYFPSVLFAYREIPHDTLKFSPFELLYGCKVRGPLSILHNLWTKDDIDGEVKSTYQYVLDLRSRLEQSAQLASAHADVNSRMYKTYFDRKARARTLQEGDEVLVLLPTSHNKLTVQWKGPYSIVRKHENGVDYEIKIKLKIKLYHVNMLKKYERRENDISHSQVCQACVVDASDPIDKNANGVCDIPELYEPGKYEFNFNSELSNEQTSELNHLIADFLDVFVDKPGVTSIVVHDIHLTTDVPVHTKPYPIPYHLRNAFDGEVERMRELRVIEPSTSAYCSPVVLVKKADNSCRFCVDFRSLNDISLFDAEPMPTMEEALGSFVGDSYFTEIDLCKGYWQIPLSDKAKQYTAFATQKYGLMQFRKLPFGLRTACATFIRLMRKVTAGLSNVNCYFDNLVILSQTFSDHLLHLRKVLERLREHGLTAGPSKCYFAYPSIKYLGFNLSDKGLSTLPDKVSAIKNMPLPETKKQLRSFLGTLSFYRKFMPNLANLAYPLNALLKKLS, via the exons ATGGTGCCGGGGGTCAAGGCGTCGAGCGTGAACATTCCGAACACGAAAGCAGCCGAAACTCCTCAGAGGAGCGAAATTAATGCTGTTGCGACGCGGGTCGCCAAAGCGAAGGAAAATGTCGGTCCTGACAAACTAATTGTTCCCAGCTTCAACTTTGAGAACGTCTCTAAGCAAGACTTCATGGATGCTCAGTCCTCCTGCCCTTCTCTAGAACACATTCGTTCTAAGGAAAGAATTAAAGCTATTGTCACTGTTAAAAGTCGTTCGGTAAAATTCGAACGAGTAAATGGGTTGATTTACCGTATTTGCGTAAAGAGCAAACACGAACACGAAATCGGAGAGAAACAATTGGTTGTGCCCCGTAAATTTATTccaataattttgtttattgctCACGATTTCCCTTTGGCAGGTCATTTCTCTCGTCGAAAGACTGCAGAAAAGGTATTCCATAAATTCTTTTGGCCAGGAGCAGGCGCAGAGATCAAACGCTACTGTCGCTCTTGTCATGCTTGCCAGAAAACCGTCCCTAAGGGCAAGATCAGAAAGGCGCCCATGGTTCAGATGCCAGTCATAAGCGAGCCGTTTTCCCGAGTAGCGATTGATATCGTCGGACCGATCTCCCCGCCCTCGAGCCGAGGCCACAAGTATATGTTGACCTTGATTGAAATGGCCACCAGATTTCCTGAGGCAGTTCCTCTGAGAAATATCGACTCGGTAACTGTTGCTGAAGCGTTGTTAACCATTTTCACTCGTGTAGGAATACCGAAAGAGATTCTTTCTGATCGTGGTACACAATTTAAGTGTGATTTGATGGCAGAGATCACCCGACTACTTTCTATTAAAGCATTATACACCAATCCGTATTACGCGTGTTGTAATGGTACTGTCGAACAGTTTCACTCGGTACTAAAAGCTATGTTGAAAAAGCTCTTCAGCGAACGACCACATGATTGGGATTGTAGTGAATCTCGACCCATCAGACGGAAGAATAGAatggaagagttaccccttccgcttgcCAACGTGTGGCCGTCAATGACT GATCGTTACTTCCCATCCGTCTTGTTTGCGTATCGCGAGATTCCTCACGATACGCTAAAATTTAGTCCGTTTGAGTTGCTGTACGGTTGTAAGGTACGTGGCCCTTTATCAATTCTGCATAATTTATGGactaaagatgatattgatgggGAGGTTAAGAGTACCTATCAATATGTATTAGATCTGAGATCTAGATTAGAACAATCGGCTCAACTAGCATCCGCTCATGCAGACGTGAATAGCAGAATGTACAAGACGTACTTCGACAGGAAAGCTAGAGCTCGAACATTACAAGAAGGGGATGAAGTACTTGTGCTGTTGCCAACTTCGCATAACAAACTAACTGTTCAGTGGAAGGGTCCCTATTCTATTGTACGCAAGCATGAAAATGGTGTAgactatgaaataaaaataaaattgaaaataaagcttTATCATGTGAACATGCTGAAGAAATATGAAAGACGCGAAAATGACATTTCTCACTCTCAGGTGTGCCAAGCTTGCGTGGTAGATGCTTCTGATCCCATAGATAAGAATGCTAATGGCGTATGTGATATACCCGAATTGTATGAGCCTGGTAAATACGAATTTAATTTTAACTCTGAACTCTCAAATGAACAAACCTCAGAGCTAAACCATCTAATCGCTGATTTTCTTGACGTATTTGTCGATAAACCAGGCGTAACCAGTATAGTAGTTCATGATATTCATTTGACTACAGATGTTCCCGTTCATACGAAGCCTTATCCTATTCCATATCATTTACGTAATGCTTTTGACGGGGAAGTGGAAAGGATGAGGGAATTGCGAGTAATTGAACCGTCAACCTCTGCTTATTGTTCACCTGTAGTACTGGTGAAGAAGGCCGACAACTCATGCCGCTTTTGTGTAGATTTCCGGTCTCTCAATGACATAAGCCTCTTTGACGCAGAGCCGATGCCGACCATGGAAGAAGCGTTGGGTAGTTTCGTGGGAGATTCATACTTTACGGAAATTGATCTCTGTAAGGGTTACTGGCAAATTCCTTTGAGTGATAAGGCGAAGCAGTACACCGCGTTTGCAACACAGAAGTATGGCCTTATGCAGTTTAGAAAATTACCATTCGGTTTACGTACGGCGTGCGCTACTTTCATTAGACTAATGCGTAAGGTAACTGCTGGTCTAAGCaatgttaattgttattttgaCAACTTGGTTATACTTAGTCAGACATTTTCTGATCATCTTTTGCATTTGAGGAAAGTTTTGGAGCGTTTACGCGAGCACGGGTTAACCGCCGGGCCAAGTAAATGTTATTTTGCTTATCCTAGCATAAAATATCTAGGATTTAATCTTAGTGATAAGGGATTAAGTACACTTCCTGATAAAGTTAGTGCCATTAAGAACATGCCTTTACCGGAGACGAAGAAGCAGTTACGCAGCTTTCTCGGAACTCTCTCGTTCTACCGTAAGTTCATGCCGAATCTGGCAAACCTTGCATATCCCCTGAATGCTTTGTTAAAGAAATTGTCCTAA